In Acidobacteriota bacterium, a single genomic region encodes these proteins:
- the acs gene encoding acetate--CoA ligase, producing the protein MSDSKTFPGTNDLPQDQAREILKDKTIEALLKEHRIFNPPEIFKAQANIVDQNIFSYADENFEEFWGSMASELTWFKKWEKVLEWNPPHARWFIDGKINISYNCIDRHINSAIRNKAALIWEGEPGDTRTLTYWDLYREVNKFANVLRKLGIQKGDRVAIYMPMIPELAIAMLGCTRIGAVHSVVFGGFSAEALRDRINDAQAKILITADGGYRRGSIFPLKHDADYAIRDCPSIKHVIIVKRGEFPLRIKEGRDHWWHRLMQDAPSYCKPEEMDSEDLLYILYTSGTTGKPKGIVHSTGGYLTGVYATTKWVFDLKPDDVFWCSADIGWVTGHSYIVYGPLANASTIVMYEGAPDWPEKDRFWQIIEKYGVTVFYTAPTAIRAFMKWGEEFPQRCDLSSLRLLGSVGEPINPEAWIWYYKYIGRERCPVVDTWWQTETGMILITPLPGITALKPGSATKPFPGISADIFNEKGESVKVGGGYLVLTRPWPAMLRGIYGDMERYEKQYWSRYGKNVYFTGDGAKRDEDGYFWLLGRVDDVMNVAGHRISTMEVESALVDHPSVAEAAVVGKNHEIKGQAISAFVTLKEGFNPHRELEDDLKEHVVKKIGSIARPDDIIFTADLPKTRSGKIMRRLLKDIAEGSALGDTTTLADASVIDSLKKKYEEE; encoded by the coding sequence ATGTCAGATTCAAAAACTTTCCCCGGCACTAATGATCTTCCACAGGATCAGGCCAGAGAGATCCTGAAAGACAAAACCATCGAGGCGCTTCTCAAAGAGCACAGGATTTTCAATCCTCCTGAGATATTTAAGGCTCAGGCCAACATCGTTGATCAGAATATTTTCAGTTATGCGGATGAAAATTTTGAAGAATTCTGGGGGAGCATGGCCTCTGAGCTTACCTGGTTTAAAAAATGGGAGAAGGTCCTCGAGTGGAACCCGCCCCACGCCAGGTGGTTCATTGATGGAAAAATCAATATCTCCTACAACTGCATTGACAGGCATATCAATTCAGCCATCAGGAATAAGGCAGCCCTCATATGGGAAGGGGAACCCGGCGACACGAGAACGCTCACCTACTGGGACCTTTACCGGGAAGTTAACAAATTTGCCAATGTGCTGAGAAAGCTTGGAATCCAAAAGGGGGACAGAGTTGCCATCTACATGCCGATGATTCCCGAGCTCGCCATTGCCATGCTGGGCTGCACAAGAATCGGAGCTGTTCACAGCGTCGTCTTTGGCGGATTCAGCGCCGAGGCCTTAAGAGACAGAATCAACGATGCGCAAGCAAAGATTCTTATAACGGCCGATGGGGGTTACAGGAGGGGAAGTATCTTCCCGCTGAAACACGATGCCGATTATGCCATCAGAGATTGTCCCTCCATCAAACATGTCATCATCGTCAAGCGCGGCGAGTTCCCGCTGAGAATCAAAGAAGGGCGAGATCACTGGTGGCACCGGCTGATGCAGGATGCCCCCTCTTACTGTAAGCCTGAAGAGATGGACTCCGAGGATCTCCTATATATCCTTTACACTTCCGGGACAACAGGAAAACCAAAAGGGATCGTCCACTCAACAGGGGGATACCTGACAGGCGTTTACGCGACTACCAAATGGGTCTTTGATTTGAAACCAGATGATGTCTTCTGGTGCTCTGCAGACATCGGCTGGGTGACAGGACACTCTTACATCGTCTATGGGCCGCTCGCCAACGCCTCAACCATCGTCATGTACGAAGGGGCGCCCGATTGGCCAGAAAAAGACCGATTCTGGCAAATCATCGAAAAGTATGGCGTGACCGTATTCTACACAGCTCCCACGGCCATAAGAGCCTTCATGAAATGGGGAGAAGAGTTTCCACAGAGGTGTGATCTCTCCTCCTTGAGACTGCTGGGGAGCGTTGGCGAGCCAATCAATCCAGAGGCCTGGATCTGGTACTACAAGTACATCGGGAGAGAGAGATGCCCCGTTGTGGATACCTGGTGGCAGACGGAAACAGGAATGATCCTCATCACACCTCTTCCCGGAATCACCGCGCTGAAACCAGGCTCGGCAACAAAACCTTTTCCGGGAATCTCGGCTGACATCTTCAACGAGAAAGGAGAATCCGTGAAAGTTGGCGGAGGCTACCTGGTTCTGACGCGCCCTTGGCCGGCCATGCTCCGCGGCATCTATGGCGATATGGAACGATACGAGAAGCAGTACTGGAGCCGGTATGGAAAGAATGTTTACTTCACGGGGGATGGAGCTAAGAGGGATGAGGATGGTTACTTCTGGCTTCTCGGGCGGGTGGATGATGTGATGAATGTGGCTGGTCATAGAATCTCCACAATGGAAGTGGAGAGCGCCCTTGTGGATCACCCCTCTGTTGCCGAGGCAGCCGTCGTTGGAAAAAATCATGAAATCAAGGGGCAGGCCATATCCGCCTTCGTGACACTGAAGGAAGGATTCAACCCTCACCGGGAACTCGAAGATGACCTCAAAGAACATGTTGTGAAGAAGATCGGTTCCATTGCTCGGCCCGATGACATTATCTTCACGGCAGATCTCCCAAAGACGAGGTCTGGAAAGATCATGCGCAGGCTCCTCAAAGATATTGCCGAAGGCAGTGCCCTTGGGGACACGACGACGCTTGCCGATGCTTCCGTCATCGATTCCCTCAAGAAAAAATACGAAGAAGAATGA
- a CDS encoding glutamate synthase yields the protein MNDSRLIIDSRRYLRYDTPLSWRKMEAEGGCGVVGIASSVPIKGKHLFPSLHQMRNRGNGKGGGIAAVGLSAEQLGVSSEVLEEDYLLQIAYLKRSIQDELEEEFLRPSLEIHHAEKICSIEDYNEIEGLEIKPPEVWRYFCRVKKEPLDDFRRRNKMETLNIGKAEDEFIYQNSFQLNRKYYTSLGEKKAFVLSHGRNMMVLKIVGYAEQVIRYYKLEGMEAHLWIGHHRYPTKGRVWHPGGAHPFIGLNEALVHNGDFANYYSICEYLKQRNIYPLFLTDTEVAVLLFDLLNRVYDYPLEYLLEALAPTTERDFEMLPDEKKKIYRMIQAAHIHGSPDGPWFFIIARNDPCAKQFQLLGITDTSMLRPQVFALQEGAAQIGLIASERQAIDATLRSLEQEDERFWSYADMYWNARGGSYTDGGAFLFRIEKNGNGHKLICTDKFGRIIETPKNKTHFRLHNPITLSRDLAPEFTMVPQETAVSSMEKFHDLKRAMPGMSYEEFWSFCYDLMESTRIRKERVPFAIEILTLLMDRIYDTGSKKRSCLLRMLEHTLQRILENIPLMDQAIMERYMRIDWERRGLLMEPKGKDGILIIDAEKFPPEGEDSLARFIVQTFRKGWRNLILINLRGQRFCGSGLGPETHEVCIHVYGNSGDYLASGLDGAQIYVHGSAQDQVGNIMKSGKLVIYGDVGQTFMYGAKGGEIYLLGNAAGRPLINAVGAPRVVINGTCLDYLAESFMAGDPFNGGGFVILNGIRFGERGELIELETPYPGGNLFSLASGGAIYLRDPDRRVGEDQLNGGQFAEMTQRDCALITPFLKENERLFDIPMEELLTVNGRVQSMERIYRKVEPAGMAVLSKYGEDTG from the coding sequence ATGAACGATTCCAGGCTCATCATTGATTCCAGAAGATATTTGAGATATGACACCCCTCTGTCCTGGCGGAAGATGGAGGCGGAAGGCGGTTGCGGCGTTGTGGGAATTGCCTCTTCGGTCCCCATAAAGGGGAAACATCTCTTTCCATCACTGCACCAGATGAGAAATCGGGGCAATGGCAAAGGTGGAGGCATTGCTGCTGTCGGTCTTTCCGCCGAACAGCTTGGCGTTTCGAGTGAGGTTCTTGAAGAGGACTACCTCCTCCAGATTGCCTACCTGAAGCGCTCCATTCAGGACGAGCTGGAAGAAGAATTCTTACGACCCTCTCTGGAAATTCACCATGCCGAAAAGATTTGTTCCATCGAAGACTACAATGAAATAGAAGGCCTGGAGATCAAGCCTCCTGAAGTCTGGAGATACTTCTGTCGCGTGAAGAAGGAACCACTCGACGACTTCAGGAGAAGAAACAAAATGGAGACACTGAATATCGGCAAGGCGGAGGATGAATTCATCTACCAGAATTCCTTCCAGTTGAATCGTAAGTATTACACGTCGCTTGGGGAGAAGAAAGCCTTTGTCCTGTCTCATGGGCGCAACATGATGGTCCTGAAGATTGTAGGCTATGCTGAGCAGGTCATCAGGTATTACAAGCTGGAGGGGATGGAGGCTCACCTGTGGATCGGCCATCATCGTTATCCAACGAAAGGAAGGGTATGGCATCCTGGGGGAGCCCATCCCTTCATCGGTTTGAATGAAGCTCTTGTCCACAATGGTGATTTTGCCAATTATTATTCCATCTGCGAGTATCTGAAGCAGAGAAACATCTATCCCCTCTTTCTGACGGATACCGAGGTTGCTGTTCTCCTCTTCGACCTCCTGAACAGAGTCTATGATTACCCTTTGGAGTACCTGCTTGAAGCTCTGGCTCCAACTACCGAGAGAGATTTTGAAATGCTTCCGGATGAGAAGAAGAAAATTTACAGAATGATTCAGGCTGCGCACATCCATGGTTCTCCGGATGGTCCCTGGTTCTTTATCATTGCCAGAAATGATCCCTGTGCGAAGCAGTTTCAGCTACTGGGAATAACCGATACCTCCATGCTCCGGCCCCAGGTCTTCGCCCTTCAAGAAGGAGCAGCCCAGATCGGCTTGATCGCCTCTGAGAGGCAGGCCATCGATGCCACCCTGAGGAGCCTGGAACAGGAGGACGAGAGGTTCTGGTCCTATGCCGACATGTACTGGAATGCACGAGGCGGAAGCTATACGGATGGTGGTGCTTTTCTGTTCCGTATTGAAAAGAATGGAAATGGTCATAAACTGATCTGCACCGATAAGTTCGGAAGAATCATAGAAACGCCAAAAAATAAGACTCATTTCAGATTGCACAATCCCATCACCCTCTCACGTGATCTAGCTCCGGAATTTACTATGGTTCCTCAAGAAACTGCTGTCTCTTCCATGGAGAAGTTCCATGACCTGAAAAGAGCCATGCCAGGTATGAGCTATGAAGAGTTCTGGAGCTTCTGCTATGACCTCATGGAGTCCACCAGAATACGGAAAGAACGAGTACCGTTCGCCATTGAAATACTCACGCTTTTAATGGACCGGATTTACGACACTGGCAGCAAGAAGAGGAGTTGTTTGCTGAGAATGCTGGAACATACCCTCCAAAGGATCCTGGAAAATATCCCTCTCATGGATCAAGCCATCATGGAAAGATACATGCGGATTGATTGGGAGAGAAGGGGTCTCCTTATGGAACCCAAAGGAAAAGATGGCATTCTCATCATAGATGCAGAAAAGTTTCCACCGGAAGGTGAGGATTCCCTGGCAAGATTCATCGTTCAGACCTTTCGGAAGGGATGGAGAAACCTCATTCTGATTAACCTGAGAGGACAGAGGTTCTGCGGAAGCGGTCTGGGGCCTGAGACTCATGAAGTCTGCATTCATGTTTATGGAAATTCAGGAGATTATCTGGCCTCAGGACTGGATGGTGCGCAAATATACGTTCACGGGAGTGCCCAGGATCAGGTTGGAAATATCATGAAATCAGGAAAGCTCGTCATCTACGGAGATGTCGGTCAGACCTTCATGTATGGAGCCAAAGGGGGGGAAATATATCTTCTCGGCAATGCCGCTGGAAGGCCGCTCATCAATGCTGTAGGCGCTCCTCGCGTGGTTATCAATGGTACCTGCCTGGACTACCTGGCAGAATCCTTCATGGCAGGCGACCCCTTCAATGGTGGGGGCTTCGTTATTCTGAATGGAATCAGGTTTGGTGAAAGGGGAGAGCTAATTGAACTGGAGACTCCTTATCCAGGTGGAAACCTCTTTTCCCTTGCCTCTGGAGGAGCCATCTATTTAAGAGATCCTGATAGAAGAGTTGGAGAAGACCAGCTCAACGGAGGGCAGTTCGCAGAGATGACACAGAGAGATTGCGCTTTAATTACTCCCTTCCTTAAAGAAAACGAGAGGCTCTTTGACATCCCTATGGAGGAGCTCCTGACAGTGAATGGCAGAGTTCAAAGTATGGAGAGAATCTATCGCAAAGTTGAGCCGGCGGGAATGGCCGTTCTGTCAAAATATGGAGAGGATACGGGATAG